One Kineococcus aurantiacus genomic window carries:
- a CDS encoding ATP-binding cassette domain-containing protein: protein MSTRGTPGAPGSPTRASKAPAGSTPATAAAAVPAAQARRLLARAVEVSAVYGGGERDFTAVDRVTLELGEGEILGLAGESGCGKTTLGNSLAMIANPPLYVVEGTLEIDGEQIDLTTLRGEQDLKRQRKYRGGVVSMLPQGAMNAISPTLRVRNLVHDVMRAHDRTVTRDQALDLARDRLKMLEMPVRVLDSYPHQLSGGMKQRVVTVVSTLLNPRLLIADEPTSALDVSSQRMLVEMLLAMVEQRIMSGVVFVTHDLPVLSQVSDKLAIMNAGKIVETGPTEQLVHDPQHPYTKKLLSSVLDPTAETRARGRDRRTRPEPAEGDLR, encoded by the coding sequence GTGAGCACCAGGGGAACACCGGGCGCACCGGGCTCGCCCACCAGGGCTTCGAAGGCACCGGCGGGCTCGACGCCCGCGACCGCCGCCGCAGCGGTCCCCGCGGCGCAGGCGCGTCGACTGCTCGCCCGGGCCGTCGAGGTCAGCGCCGTCTACGGCGGCGGTGAACGCGACTTCACCGCGGTGGACCGGGTCACCCTCGAGCTCGGCGAAGGGGAGATCCTCGGCCTGGCCGGGGAGTCGGGGTGCGGCAAGACCACCTTGGGCAACTCCCTGGCCATGATCGCCAACCCTCCGCTCTACGTCGTGGAGGGGACCCTGGAGATCGACGGGGAGCAGATCGACCTGACCACGCTGCGGGGTGAGCAGGACCTCAAGCGGCAGCGCAAGTACCGCGGCGGCGTCGTCTCGATGCTCCCGCAGGGGGCGATGAACGCGATCAGCCCGACGCTGCGGGTGCGCAACCTCGTGCACGACGTCATGCGTGCGCACGACCGGACCGTCACGCGCGACCAGGCCCTCGACCTGGCAAGGGACCGGCTGAAGATGCTCGAGATGCCGGTACGGGTGCTGGACTCCTACCCCCACCAGTTGTCCGGGGGGATGAAGCAGCGCGTCGTCACCGTCGTCTCCACGTTGCTCAACCCCCGCCTCCTCATCGCCGACGAGCCGACCTCGGCCCTGGACGTGTCGAGCCAGCGGATGCTCGTGGAGATGCTGCTGGCGATGGTCGAGCAGCGCATCATGTCCGGAGTCGTGTTCGTCACCCACGACCTGCCCGTCCTGTCGCAGGTCTCGGACAAGCTCGCCATCATGAACGCGGGCAAGATCGTCGAGACCGGACCGACCGAGCAGCTCGTCCACGACCCGCAGCACCCCTACACCAAGAAGCTGCTGTCCTCGGTGCTGGACCCGACCGCGGAGACCCGCGCGCGGGGCCGGGACCGCCGCACACGACCGGAGCCGGCCGAAGGAGACCTGCGATGA
- a CDS encoding ABC transporter ATP-binding protein, protein MTTNLTGSPATTATDSVLACQDVVKEFHVTGSKVVAVDHVSLDFPAGDVLAVVGESGSGKSTLARMLLRLMPVTSGTITFRGEDVTDLRGKRLRAYWSQVQAVFQDPFASFNQFFPVGDLLRRSLALSSVGREEADALIEECLGYVGLTPAQALHKYPHQLSGGQRQRVMLARALMMRPKVLLADEATSMLDATLRVNVLNVLHDLKDDLGLTVLFITHDIGQACYLADRVAVMEHGKVVERGSTDEVIFAPQAAYTKRLLADVPDLKGSLKRAV, encoded by the coding sequence ATGACGACGAACCTGACCGGGTCACCCGCGACCACGGCGACCGACAGCGTGCTCGCCTGCCAGGACGTCGTGAAGGAGTTCCACGTCACCGGGTCCAAGGTCGTGGCCGTCGACCACGTCTCCCTCGACTTCCCCGCCGGCGACGTCCTGGCCGTCGTGGGGGAGTCCGGGTCGGGCAAGTCGACGCTGGCGCGGATGCTGCTGCGCCTGATGCCGGTCACCTCAGGGACCATCACCTTCCGCGGTGAAGACGTGACCGATCTGCGCGGCAAGCGGTTGAGGGCGTACTGGAGTCAGGTGCAAGCCGTCTTCCAGGACCCGTTCGCCTCCTTCAACCAGTTCTTCCCCGTCGGCGACCTGCTGCGGCGCAGCCTCGCCCTGTCCTCGGTCGGGCGGGAGGAGGCGGACGCGCTCATCGAGGAGTGCCTCGGGTACGTGGGCCTGACGCCGGCACAGGCGCTGCACAAGTACCCGCACCAGCTCTCCGGGGGGCAGCGCCAGCGCGTGATGCTGGCCCGGGCGCTGATGATGCGGCCCAAGGTGCTGCTGGCCGACGAGGCGACGAGCATGCTGGACGCCACCTTGCGCGTGAACGTCCTCAACGTGCTGCACGACCTGAAGGACGACCTCGGCCTGACGGTGCTGTTCATCACCCACGACATCGGCCAGGCCTGCTACCTGGCCGACCGGGTCGCGGTCATGGAGCACGGCAAGGTCGTGGAGCGCGGCAGCACCGACGAGGTCATCTTCGCTCCCCAGGCGGCCTACACCAAGCGGCTGCTGGCGGACGTCCCCGACCTCAAGGGGAGCTTGAAGAGGGCTGTGTGA
- a CDS encoding LacI family DNA-binding transcriptional regulator encodes MVPPVNPSGRRPTSADVARLAGVSTGAVSYALNGKGGVSEATRQRILEAAEQLGWRPNEAARALSFSRAGAIGFIIARPPQTLGDESFYMQLITGMETELSKSSTALLLQTVETVEESVEAYRRWAAQGRVDGVVVSDLRHDDPRPAALRQLRLPAVALGGDAQTGLPRVYSDESESVREVITYLAGLGHQRIGYVSGSPTYLHVLNRTKVYTDVMLTLGLEPTVEATDFSVESGRSATRRFLASQRPPTALVYDSDAMAVAGLAVATAAGVPVPHDLSIVAWDDSLLCQVVHPALTAISRDIRALGGVAASHLRAVLQSAARGIPQDPSKDALPDVVQPTPHLVTRASTSPPPTSAMTPAPRSGSRRAKNGKGRVTAGPSTPPDVR; translated from the coding sequence ATGGTGCCTCCTGTGAATCCCTCCGGGCGCCGACCTACCAGCGCTGACGTCGCCCGACTGGCCGGTGTCTCCACCGGAGCGGTGTCCTACGCCCTCAACGGCAAGGGAGGAGTCTCGGAGGCCACCCGCCAGCGCATCCTGGAGGCCGCCGAACAGCTGGGGTGGCGCCCGAACGAGGCCGCCCGGGCTCTGTCGTTCTCCCGCGCCGGCGCCATCGGCTTCATCATCGCCCGTCCGCCGCAGACGCTGGGCGATGAGTCCTTCTACATGCAGCTCATCACCGGCATGGAGACCGAGCTGTCGAAGTCCTCGACCGCGCTGCTGCTGCAGACCGTCGAGACGGTCGAGGAAAGCGTCGAGGCCTACCGCCGCTGGGCTGCTCAGGGAAGGGTCGACGGCGTCGTCGTCAGCGACCTGCGGCACGACGACCCGCGTCCGGCGGCCCTGCGGCAGCTGCGTCTGCCCGCCGTCGCGCTCGGGGGAGACGCACAGACCGGACTTCCGCGGGTCTACAGCGACGAGAGCGAGTCGGTTCGCGAGGTCATCACCTACCTCGCGGGGCTGGGTCATCAGCGCATCGGTTACGTCAGCGGTTCACCCACCTACCTGCACGTCCTCAACCGCACGAAGGTCTACACCGACGTCATGCTCACCCTCGGGCTGGAGCCGACCGTGGAGGCGACCGACTTCTCGGTCGAGAGCGGCCGCAGCGCCACCCGGCGCTTCCTGGCCTCCCAACGGCCACCGACGGCCCTGGTGTACGACTCCGATGCGATGGCGGTCGCTGGCCTCGCCGTAGCCACCGCGGCGGGGGTCCCCGTGCCCCACGACCTGTCGATCGTGGCCTGGGACGACTCGCTGCTGTGCCAAGTGGTCCACCCCGCCCTCACCGCGATCTCCCGGGACATCCGAGCACTCGGTGGCGTGGCCGCCTCACACCTGCGTGCGGTGCTGCAATCCGCGGCCCGCGGCATCCCTCAGGACCCTTCGAAGGACGCCTTGCCGGACGTTGTACAGCCCACACCGCACTTGGTGACCCGCGCAAGCACCAGCCCACCTCCTACGTCGGCGATGACGCCGGCCCCCAGGAGCGGGAGCAGACGCGCCAAGAACGGCAAGGGCCGTGTCACCGCTGGACCTTCGACTCCCCCTGACGTCAGGTGA